CACCTCATGAGGGAAAACAAGTCGCCTTAACTCCGACTTCTTCCATGGTCCTGACGACAGTATCATGTGAGGTGGCCAGAGTTATGACTTCGAGATTTTAACtgcttctctctttctaatGGTAAGAATTCGCCGTGGTCCTGCTTCCACCAAGGGATCCAAGTCCTCGCCACTCCGAGCCTTATAGAGCAACACCGTAAGAGAAAACTCGGGTTGCAGAGTGACAGCATCGAGAACTTGGTTTTCACTGTTTACCCTTCATAATTACCACGACTTGCTCTCCACTTGTCACTCATTTATCAGTTGACAGGTAAAATTTTCCGACCAAACTTTCCGTCCCATTAAGAGGTTGACCGGAGAAGAGTTGGTGGCGCATAcaatatcagaaaaaaaaaaaggaagaagagagtgTGGGGGCATCCTTATACTTATgaagtttaagaaaaaaatgtttattttagacttttaacttttttactatccttgtttttttccttgtagAGAAGCTTCCCTTTTACTAATTAAGAGTATTTCGATCATTACATCCGTtaatgcacaattttttctccACCCGATGGTGCATATGGAATTAACCTGCTTTTAAATTATGTTGGTGATGCTGTAACTAATAACTCCTAAGTGAATAGGGACGGAGCCAAGGAGGGGCCCAGGCCAGGCCTCCCCTCAAGTTTTCTTAATtacaaaattatatttattttataaaaatttaaaaaattatagttcAGGCTCTattaaagtttcaaaaccaTAATTCTGCTCCCTCATGAACAATTCCTGGGTCTGCTCCTAAAAGTGGAGTCAAGCCTTTAACGTTCTTGGTATTCACCGCCTCTCAGTTGatattcttaaaaattataCAATACGAGCATATCATGTATGGCAGAATTCAGGCAAAACCAGTATCCTAGTGTGATCTTCAAAGCAATATACAGTAGAATGTCCTCCGTAGAATAATTGGCTTAACTTTCTCCAAGGTGATCCGAACCGAATCTTTCTCTGGAATGATGTCAGTCGATAAAAAATGAACTTTGTGCGGAGTCAAGCATGAGGGGACCTCACCTGCTAATGCATCCCCTACCCACCAGCTTAGAAAGCACATATTTCTTGGTCTGCGTCCAATGTAAATAAATACtgtctagaaaaagaaaacctcgTGAGGAATGATCTGACTGATTCCAATTCTTACCCATCATTCTGCTTTTGTTGAAAGAGAATTACAGGCTCCATGAACATTTGGAACCTCTAATTCTCTTActgaggagaaaaaaaaattaacagaatTGGACTGAGTCTTCTTCTGAAGAAAGGCAATATAAGACTTTCTAGTAACTAAGGGGAAAGAACTGTGTTTTACACCACAAAGGAAATTGAAAACTGATGACCTCACAGTCATAaccaagaaaatatgaaaacgcCATCAGCCTACAAGGGCGTATTTTATTCAGATATCAATTCACTTGCCAAGATCAGATTCTAATCCATTGTCTAATAGGCacttatgatatatatatatatatgtgtgtgtgtgtggaaagagagggaaaaagagagagagatggtcatGCGTTGTGGCAACTGAGAAGATGCCTGTTTGTATGACTTCAGCGAGTTTTGTTGCAATAACTTTTGGTGTGGAAGATGCAATGGGTGGTGATGTCAAATTCAccaactagagagagagagagaggaaaaaaaaaaaaaaaaacaagttgtgATGAGGTGATGTGGAGAACATTTCTGAAAGGTAAGCACTCGTTATAACAATACTGCCGAGAAATGTAAAGTTGACTTTATTTagttttaattaattattatcAAGATGGTCGATATCACTTATTCACTCCTTAGATTTGAAGGAGATCACCCAGAACACGACCCTGATGTTGAAGACCTAATCTTCTATAGATCCAATTCAATAGGGTTGACcttctcttttgaaaaatagaaaatcaacATCGACTTTGAAATTGTAAAGCAAGTACCATAGTATAGAGCTGTCTAAAATACTACCTGATGGGCTGCTGTTTActtggataatttcattctcAGGTGCATCACCCTTTGGTATCTCTACGATAAAATGTTTAGTTGAGTTCAATGGGACCCCCTTTTTTTCAAATAACGAAGAACCCTCCAAGGACCGTCCTATCAAATGGAGAGGGGAAATGTGGCTTCCGCAGATGCTTGATGAACATAGACATTAATCGTATCGTGAGAGGAGGAAGTCGACAGTCGTGTCATTGTCCATAGAAGATCGTCCTCCATTAATGCCCATGGGCATAAAAAGCATTATATGCACACGGCAGCATAATATGCACATGGTGCCCATATAAAAGTGTGTATTTATGAGATTGGGCCTGGTTTTTGTTGTCTGGACTGGAATTTGTCTCGGCTCAATCCAAGAACGGGACAAGCTGACTACTAGCTAGCTGCGCATGGTGAATTGAGCCTCTTCTCATTGGCGTGAAATGGCACCTGCACGCGTCAGGATTCAAGGCAGAcagagaaaaaatggaaaatatatttatctCCATGGTTGACAAGATGTCAccaatctagagagagagagagagaagcgagAGATGTGACTTTTGGCATCTCGAAATTTATCCCATCTTCCAAATCTTTCCccagagggaggagagagaggagggaagagagagatgtGGCCTTCggcattttgaaaaataactaAATGACATCCAACAGGACTGCGCAGGAAGCTAAAGAAACGATGGAGGGGCGATGCCGTGAGAGGATGATGAAcgaattttttcttctcttcttccaagTTTGTAGCTCTAGCGCGTGGAGGTCCCTTCTCATCCTGCCCGCCGGAGATAGAGTTGTGCGGCTCAGAAACGGAGATAGAGAGCCCGATGAAAGAACATGCCGAGTGACTGGGTGAGTTAACTTGCTTCACTTGTTATTGGACGTTCAAAATCACTTCCAGCCCAACGAAACTGTTTTGATCCCCTCGACACAATGTTACTTTCCAGTTGTTAGGAATCAACCAATCTTATAATCAGCTGCCCTCCACATGTTTCTCATTAGATGAGTACACATAATCCTGAGCACAAACAATCCTTTGCTATGCCTAACACCCACCTTCTAAGTTAGCATTAACAACAATATAATAACAAGGGAGCGCAAAGTGTAAACAACCATTCGTTCTATCTGAGTTAGTAATTTAATAATGGTGATGATGATCAATCATAGCAATCGCAGCACTATAAGAACCCCCTCGCGTTGATTACTAATACTATTTTTCTGGGAAATAAAATGGGTCGAAGGCCTACCCTCAGCAGGAGATTCACCGTCGGATTACCAGCATCGACTAAAACACCACAATTTTTTTAAGCGTCAGATGTGAAGCTAGTTAAGACACAACTTGGACGAAAGGAAGCGACGAACTCTTCCAGACGACTAACCCTTGAATTAGTATTCCGGTTATAACGATTAGCAAACCTCAACCTCTAAAAATATGAACACTTGATAGCAAATCAACTACATCAAAACTCTTATTCCACTAAAAAGATAATGTACAGAATAGAGGATAAGCATCTCTAGGTTAGATTCGCAAGCATCGGTAACCTCCTGTTTCTGAATCTGGCAGCCACGAAGAGATTACTGCTACAGGACTCATGAACGTTGGGCAACAGTTATGGTTCATGTTCACAGGCACAATATGTTCTAAGACGGCATAAGCTCGTCCTACTTTGTAGTCGAGTTGCAACATGGTACATGGGAGGCAGTGATCGATCATGCCGCTGCAAAACCCATAAATAGATCGTAGTATCTGTACAGTTTGAGGCGTTCTGGACCGGAGAACTTGAAGAGTACCTTTAGAAGGTTGGAGCTAGATGAGTTAGGGCTGATCCACACATCTACACCAAGCTTCTGGCTCACCTTGAAGTCTTGTTGAAGACAAAGCAGCGAGCTTAGGCAGAATTTGCATGGCTGAGAGCATGGCGATAAACGCTTTGCAACCTGCGATGCATGAGACACAAAGATGATATTAACAAAATTTTATCAAAGAATGCATAAAAGTGTGCATCTTTGCAAATAATATGAAAGTTACCATGATCAAGAGAGTTGAGACAATTTTCCACTGTTGGCTTCCCTTGGAATTTGGACCTGTTAATTTCTCTCGTGAGTTTCCTGCTAAGTCGGCCAGATCTCTCATATGCAAACCCATAATCCTCTTTAGTTTCATTTCCTCCAACATCCTCAGATGGCACTGGAATCTTCAAAAGAAATCTTGGACACTGACCTGAATAAGCCATTAAGATTTAGATCACCAGACGGCCGTGTTAGCTTCTAAAGCCACTAACACGCTTCTCGCAATAAAACACCACATTGCTTTGGGAGGGATATACTACAAGGACCTCCAGCGTCATCGTAAATCTCTCTGGCAGATTAGAGCAGAACTCGCCGCTTTAAAAATGCCATCTTGCCAGGCCTCATGGGACTCATCTGACGATTAAACTGGAATTTGAAGGACGCTTCAGCCAAGTTGCTTTGAATTCCGGGAGCCACCATTTCTGGAAATTGATATACTAgacttttcatcatcatttggcTGGATCCCAATTTTCATCTCAGAAAATGTGTCCATGTGCCTCTGCCTTAATCCCCCTCCTCTAAGAGCTCGAGCATTAGTAGATCCTCTACCAGATAGAGGTGCATAATTAGATGCCTTCGAAATCACGAACTCCTTCGGCAAGGAATCCATGTCCATAAAACACTTTCTCTCCTTAGCATCAGCAATTagtgcagcccaatcatcagaTTGTATTAGAGCATTTGCGTTGCCCATAACCTATTCATAAGCAACCAAATGAAAGAAGTTTGAGACGCCAcagaacacaaaaaaataaaaaataaatagataaataaacaaatacataaaacaaaaatgtataGAACCAACGTACCCAAAGTGCCCTTCGAGCACGGGTAAGGGCAACATTCATACGCCTGATATCAGCAACAAAACCCACTCCATGGTTTGAAGCACGCACACATGACATAATAATGACGTCCCTTTCCTGCCCTTGAAATGCATCAACTGTGTTGATGTACAGGTCCTTCCCTTCTTCAGATTTCAAAACCTCCTCAAACTCCCGTTGAAGGCACTTTAACTGCAGCTTGTACGGTGTTATGATGCCAACAGTTACCTTACCACAACTTAGGGATTTTGAGGTTTTCTGGAGATGCTCATACAATCTCAAGGCAAATTGAGCTTCATGAATGTTTTGGTACGAAACAGACCCACCCCGATGGGATTCTCTTCCATGGgtaatatcataaaaaacataAGGTTTGAGTAAAGGATCCTTGTAGTACATCTCATCAGCCATGTTCGCCACACTATCGCTGTCAGTTAAACGACCCTGGTAAAAATATCTGGATGGGAAGTCTCGTATCTGAGGATGCATCCTGTACTGCACAGATAACAACATTGTTGGGCAGCCTGCTTGCTGGAATCTCTCAAAAAGGCTCCTGCTGTACAACAAAGTCCCTGCTGCCTTGCTAATCACAGTTGCGGGAAGCTGTTGAGGATCTCCCACAAGAACACATCTAGCAGCACCAAGAGAAAGGGGTGGAAGGACGGCCACTTCACTAGCCTGGGCTGCTTCATCAATAACCACCATATCAAAACCATGAGTAAGTCGAGAGAATAGCTTGCGGCCACTACTTGAGACTGTTGTGAAAACAATTTCTGCTTCGTTTGCAAAACTTGCTTCCAGACTGGAACGTGCATCCTCCAAATTGAAGCCACTGCCTGCACGAAACCTCTCTTCCAGAATCAGAAGACGAGACATCTCAACTAATACTTTGTCCCTTCCTTCCACAACTGCAGCAAGGTTCTGTAATAATGCATCCCGATTATGATCACGTGCAACAAGAATATCAGGATCAACACCAACAGAACCTTGAGAACGACCAGCTGCTGCAGCAACATTAAGTTCCCTCTGAAGACAAGATATCTGCTGTGAAAATTGTGCTTCACGAGCTTTTAATTGGTGCATCCAACCAATAATTTCCTCACGTCCCTTCACCAAAAGCTGTTCAGTCCTCCTCTCCACCGACACAGCCTGAGCAGCACGTGTCTGAGAATCAACACCCACCCGAGCAACATCCGGTCGATACACCTTCATTTCACCATCAATGAATCCACGATCCAGCACACGTGCAAGCAATTCATCTGTAGCTGCATTTGAAGGTGCACAAACAAGCATCCGAGGCTTCGGGCAAAGCTTGGGCAGAGTACGAAAAAGATTCTGATCCATATTCCGCAGTACTTCATCAATTGAACCTGAAGAAACACTCTCAGCACTACTTTCATTAGCTTGTTTATAGCTCTCAGGTGCAAGCTTCTTAAGTAAAGCAGTGTAATAGTGCTGATATTGAACAAGATGAATAACGTTTAGCATTCCCCACACTGTATGTGTTTTTCCAGTTCCTGGAGGCCCTTGAACCAAAGTAAAAGGCCAGGGGTCCTGTTTTTTGTTCATTCCACCATTGCTTGTACCAGCAGCTGTGTGCATAGCTGCCCACTGAATAGCAGCCAATTGTGGTCCATTAAAAGTCCGATGCAAATAGTCCACAAAATTGGGTGTAAAGCACTCTGGCATTGCTGGAGTCTGCtcctcatattttggaaaatgttcTGGACTGGGCTTGAGAATTGCATTTTGCATCTGCATAAGAAAACCTCATATGCTTTCAGTGTGTTGTAAAGATAAATACTACCCCAATCATTATTCTAATATACACTTTACAAACCTGATAATTGAGACGACGAAATGCATGCAGTGCTACATATTCACGTTGAGTTGTTGCAAGAGATCCCAGAACTGTCAAATACCAAGTACTCTTCGGCAGAAATTTTCGTAACACATGATCATCATCCAATTTACTGCAAATGCCAACAAAGTTCATCAATACCTAGAGTCGTAAGAGCCCTTAAGAAGATTATGTATCTACCAGTCAAATTGAGACTTGACCGTGAGTCAGAGTCCATTTTGAATCTGGTAACTTGTTGAGTTGAGATGTTTGACTTGTACCAACTCAGAAACATGGCAACTTATAACCAAGTCAAAACAAGCCAAGCCACTGTATCAAATCCTGTAAATGTTAACAAATTCCAAAGTAAGAAGAGTTAAACAAGCCAAAGTACGTGGAATATGGCAAAGATCAGACCAATCTGCCACCTCACATCTCAAAGTTGTCGGATTATCCAATGAAAAGACAAATCCTTCAAGGGAACCCTCATAAGATCAATTAGAACCTTTTGTTTccagaaaaatatagaaaaactGTTCGCCTACACAAGTTCTAAAAACTGTCAAAAGTGTATTAAGGACAAGGAGTTTGTAGGTATAGATGTTGATATAGCAGTAAATTCCAGTGTTTTAAGAACATCAATTTTAATGATAAAACATTATCATAAGATCATAGCATCTCCAGCTCTTAACATATCATCAACCATATACATGTCAACCACAATGTCTTCCCATTTTTGCACGAGAACCATCACTTGACTTTCCCAACCTTTTACTTGCCATAGAGAGAAAGTCAAGACAATAGAAAACATATGAAAAGTTCTACGATACTTATATTAGGAATTATACACAGCTAAAAAAACAACTTATTACAAAACATGACCAGGTTGCATAAGAACTTGAAGTTATTGAAAGCCCGCTCCTTTTACGAGTTCTTAAAAAGCTGCTTTGGATCTTCCACAAAGAATTTTCTGAGAAAACTGAGACACAAATTTGAAAGCCATTGATCGAAGGGAAGACTTAAAAGAGCAAAATGCATATTCGTACggttaaaaaatataaatgagtTGACGTGATCCTCAACATGCATCAAGGAGCAAAAAGCAACAAACTGAATACAACATGAAATCAAAACAGATGGAATCTATAAGCCACATAATTTCTAATAAGTCCAGGATTCTAAATTAGAATTTAGAAACTACAATATTTTGTCGGTATATGAGGGAAAGGATGTGCAGGTAGCCCTTTCATTAAAATGTACATTATAGTTAGATTTAACTCATCACAACGCTAATGTCAAACATAGTTAGATTAACATCGTAGACAGTACTTGAGAGGACTTAATCTTTTTGTtggataaattaaaaaataccaTCCGGTGTTAAActatataaattaaaataaaagatattAATGAAAATATACAAGTTAAGAAcccaaaaaaaggataaaaactaAGTACCCTAGTTTATTGTAGAAAAAAACTGACCGTtaatttttccatcattctcccCTATCAAGTCAAAACACTCTCCCCTGTTCACGAGTGTCTTGTGTGGTCACAGCTGTGACTGCTGGTCGGACATCCACCATGGATggaattttacaaaataaaagatacatAGGCATTTTAGAACTAACGTTTCAGAATCAGTAGTTACACATTCCCATGTTCGTGcagcatgtgattttttttttattatggcACAATCAGTCAGGGGATTCTCAAGAATGGTCAAAGCCAAGATCAACTGCACCTCGTTCCAATTGATTATGTATTTAGTTCAATCTTTGTCCACACAAATTTTCAGAATATGTAATTTTAGTTACTTTAATTTTATGCACAACATTGTAGGCAACATGTACTAATCCTTGGACATCAACTACCATAATAACTAATGGAACAAAAAATGATTTAGACCTATATATTCAGCTAGTTGGGAGGCCAACATTTAATAGAGGTTGAAGCCTCTGAAAAGGCTCACGGCTCACGCATCCTCAAAAAGGATGCATGGCCTCTCTACTCAAGAATGAACATTAGATGTATCCATACATTGACAACCACTTGGATGCATGATCATTTTACCTATTAGAATCATAGGTGTCaccaacataaaaatgaagaatggCTCCCATAGGATCACGTATATCAATTGGTGAATACCGCCTAATAGTGCCAGCTACTCGCCCAGTTACTTCAGACTCTGAGTCATCTTCGCAAGTGCCATTAttgttatttctcttggatcTAACTGTAAATATGCCAAACAAAATGATGAATTGTCAAGTATTGAAGCACAAGAATTAAAGAAAGGGATGACAAAAAACAAGTACCTGTCCCAGGCCTAGGTGTTGAAAGAACAGCTACATCACCCTCTTTGAAGGTCCACTTACACTCATGCACTGGAAGCACTGTAACATCGTACCATCCTGTGTCCAGCAAGTAATAAACACCAAGGTCAACAATTAACGTGAAAGAACAGGACTTAACCATTAATGTAGAGTTCA
Above is a window of Nymphaea colorata isolate Beijing-Zhang1983 chromosome 8, ASM883128v2, whole genome shotgun sequence DNA encoding:
- the LOC116259476 gene encoding helicase sen1-like, with product MCEMGSRGRPLFDLNEPPAEEEEEGDKLFSCESKRPLPFPNPHTSNLLFASSEGCPRLVNNNAFCHASSGSGFQPFVRPKETGNSSVQTASQQEHEASAGRAIAGIVSDAHAHIVKVERRDSEFNNSDEQNHDVPFCDGRESKPRVFLAGDTSNGQVEREEGEWSDMDTTSDNEAINHKADRGSACTGNSDNVVVKKPDATNDSISCNQSFDDGIANSNHIEDSKVSDQAMGFSMDDKELAGSVSHDSSVNHTVSKKEDSGARIVLESEQTEHDGKKRGENNVKGTPQDGLDDCHGTASQKDVKVIDASTASKFSSPIMKKHKIDQHKEAMLGKKRARQTMFLNLEDVKQAASMKNLTPRRQTTFSSAASTRSAKESSRVSHVSTDRVAEKQTKDQKRVDSSALEVNAPSDFPDNRRSESNGDTNFGGQSRSRRSDNNDFSVDAYMPPGPRQNSWKQPLESKQGKVAPISSRKLSELNQNREYVDQKTGNKKLPPSKKQVQCNTSYQDTSVERLLREVTNEKFWHHPEETDLQCVPGQFESVEEYVRVFEPLLFEECRAQLYSTWEELTETVSRDAHVMVRVKTVDRRERGWYDVTVLPVHECKWTFKEGDVAVLSTPRPGTVRSKRNNNNGTCEDDSESEVTGRVAGTIRRYSPIDIRDPMGAILHFYVGDTYDSNSKLDDDHVLRKFLPKSTWYLTVLGSLATTQREYVALHAFRRLNYQMQNAILKPSPEHFPKYEEQTPAMPECFTPNFVDYLHRTFNGPQLAAIQWAAMHTAAGTSNGGMNKKQDPWPFTLVQGPPGTGKTHTVWGMLNVIHLVQYQHYYTALLKKLAPESYKQANESSAESVSSGSIDEVLRNMDQNLFRTLPKLCPKPRMLVCAPSNAATDELLARVLDRGFIDGEMKVYRPDVARVGVDSQTRAAQAVSVERRTEQLLVKGREEIIGWMHQLKAREAQFSQQISCLQRELNVAAAAGRSQGSVGVDPDILVARDHNRDALLQNLAAVVEGRDKVLVEMSRLLILEERFRAGSGFNLEDARSSLEASFANEAEIVFTTVSSSGRKLFSRLTHGFDMVVIDEAAQASEVAVLPPLSLGAARCVLVGDPQQLPATVISKAAGTLLYSRSLFERFQQAGCPTMLLSVQYRMHPQIRDFPSRYFYQGRLTDSDSVANMADEMYYKDPLLKPYVFYDITHGRESHRGGSVSYQNIHEAQFALRLYEHLQKTSKSLSCGKVTVGIITPYKLQLKCLQREFEEVLKSEEGKDLYINTVDAFQGQERDVIIMSCVRASNHGVGFVADIRRMNVALTRARRALWVMGNANALIQSDDWAALIADAKERKCFMDMDSLPKEFVISKASNYAPLSGRGSTNARALRGGGLRQRHMDTFSEMKIGIQPNDDEKSSISISRNGGSRNSKQLG